The following is a genomic window from Acidobacteriota bacterium.
TCGATTTCAGGAAAGGCAAAATCCAATCCGGACTTTGCATGTTCTGGCGTGTATGCGGGAGCTCGGGACATCCTCCCTATTGTAACGGTGCTTGGTACAGACGCCGCATGCTGCGTCTACACCAATCAGGCAGCCTTGGGCATCTCGACTGCCTGCCCAGGTGCGACGCGCTGCTGTCCTTGCAGTCTCTTGCCCTCGGCTTTCAGAAGCTCTGCGTTCAACTCAGCCCCGATCAGAATCGCGATGCTGCTCACGTACAGCCAGAACAAGAGAGCGATGACGGCGCCGATCGTCCCATAGGTTTTGTTGTAGTTGGCGAAGTGCGATACATAGACGTTTACGGCAGCCGAAATCAGAATCCAGAGCACTGTTCCGAGAAGCGCGCCTGGCAGCGTGTGCTTGAACCTCTGCTTCACATTGGGTCCGAAGAAGTACAGCAGCTCCATCGAGAGCACAATGCAGAGTCCAATGATGCCCCAACGCAGGAGCGGCCAACTCCGCTCGAATACATATGAGAGGTGAAGGACATTGCTCAGGAAGTGACCACCGCGGTCGCCCACCATCGTGAGCAACATGGCAATCGCCATCAGGCCACCGGTCATAAACGTCAGTTCCACAGCCAGCAGTCGCTGTTTCAGCATTTGCCGGCTGGTACGGGCATCGTAGGCGATGTCGAGCGCATCGATCATTGCCGAGAAACCGCCCGAAGCAGCCCATATGGTCCCGGCAAGCCCAATCGAGAGTAATCCTCCGCGATTCGGGGTTAGTACGCTCTGGAGAATCCTGCGAACCAATCCCATTGCCTCAGATGGAACGAAACGGGCGGCGAAGTCCATGCTCTGGTTGAACAAGTTAGGAATGGGCAGGTAACCGAGCAGCGTGGCCAACGCAATGAGGAGGGGAAACAGCGACAGAAGGAAGTAGTAGGAAAGCCCGGCCGCCATGTTCAGCACACGTGTGCGTTGCACTTCGCGGTACACGGCTACGGTGACTTCTCTGGCTCTTCGCAGTCCAATTCCCATAACTAAAACGTATATAGACGTAAGCTGTCATTGGACTTAGATGGAACGTTCTGTTGGTTGAGATGTCGCTGAGCCGAAATCACTCCCGTGGACATCTGATGAGAAACGGTGGCAGAGCAGGCTCAAGCTCGAGCTGCCGAAAAAAGCGCTGGCACGGTTCGATATACTTTAAGTTTGTTTCCTGATGGCAGAGCTCACGAGACAAAGCGGCAATGGAAAGCACGTTTGGCGAGGGATCATTATCGCCATCCTTGCCGTTATTGTGCTCGCCGCATTCATCTCCAGCCGCAAGGGCGAAGTTTCCGTCAGAGTCGACCACGTAACCAAGCAAGACCTCGTCACGACGATCTCCACCAATGGCAAAGTCGAGCCTATACAAAACTTCGAGGCTCATGCTCCTGCTGCGACGACGGTTCGAAACACTTACGTCCGCGAAGGCCAGCGAGTCCATAAGGGCGATCTCCTGATGCAACTTGACGATGCCGATGCGCGCGCCCAGGCAGCGCGAGCGTTGGCGCAGATGAAAGCCGCAGAGGCCGACCAGCACGCTATCAATACCGGGGGAACGCAGGAAGAAGTGTTGAATACCCGCTCCGAGCTGGTAAAGGCACAAGCCGAGCGCGATGCTGCGCAAAAGAACTACGACGCTCTGCAAAAATTGGCTCAAACGGGAGCTGCAGCTCCGTCCGAAGTCCGCGAAGCAGCAAATCGCCTGACGGCGGCTCAGGCCCAACTCAAGGTGCTGCAAGACAAGCAACAAGATCGCTACTCCCGTCCGGAAGTAAATCGCGTTGAAGCCCAGGTCGATCAGGCCCGCGCTTCCTACACCGCAGCTCAGGACCTGCTGGCGCACAGTGCAATCCGCGCTCCCTTCGACGGTACGGTGTACTCCATTCCCATCAAGCAGGGTGAATACGTTCAACAGGGGGAGCTTCTCATTCAGCTTGCAGATCTGCATCGCGTGCAGGTACGCGCCTTTGTCGACGAGCCCGAATTGGGAAAGCTGGGAGTAGGCCAGCCTGTGACGGTCACCTGGGATGCCCTTCCGGGAAAGACGTGGCGCGGCGAAATCAGTCAGATGCCCTATACCATCACCACTTACGGAACCCGCAATGTTGGGCAGGTTCTGTCCTCAGTTGACAACGAGGACAGCCGCCTCTTGCCGAACATCAACGTCACGGTGAACGTCAGTATTGCAAACAAAAAAGACATAGTGACCATAGCCCGCGAGGGTCTGCATGAAGACGAGAACGGACGCTATGTGTATGTGGTTCGAAATGGACATCTGGAACGTCAGGCGGTGGAGGCCGGCATCGCAAACAATACCCGCATTGAAATCATGACCGGCCTCCAGCCAGGAGAACTCGTTGCTCTCACCAGCATGAACCCGGCTACTCCACTACGACCTGGACTTGAGGTTCGCGCCCGGTAAACTTCTGATGCCAGTCCCCCGCTTGTTCTCATTAGTTTTAACCTTTGTACTCGCGCTTTCGGCAGTCTCGCCGGCAAACGCGCCGCTTGACTCGGTTCACCAGCTACTCGTGAACGGCGAAGCTGATGCAGCGATTCGGATGTTGAAGACATCTCTGAGCACGAATCCGTCCGGAGCAGCAGAGCACAATCTTCTGTGCCGCGTTCACTATGCTGAGGAGAGCTGGGACGCCGCCGTTTCCGAATGCGAGCGCGCGGCAAAACTGAATCCAAACAGTAGCCTTAATCAGCTCTGGCTCGGGCGAGCCTATGGCGAGAAGGCGGAGCACTCAAGCTGGTTCACTGCAATTAACCTCGCAAAGAAAACGCGGATCGCATTTGAAAAAGCCGTGGAACTAGATCCGAGGAACATCGAAGCCCGATCGGACCTGAGCGAGTACTACATTGAAGCGCCGGGCTTCCTCGGTGGTGGCACCAATAAGGCTGCCGCCCAGGCAAACGCAGTTGAAAAAATCGAGCCGGCAACTGCGTATTGGATTCGCGCCCGCATCGCTGAGCATGAAAAACACAACAGCGATGCCGAGCAGCAATATAAGAAAGCTCTGCAAGCTGATCCTGGCCATCGCCGCATCTTCGATCTCGCTTCGTTTTATCGACGCGCCAACCGTCTTGATGAGCTCGAAGCAGCCGTAAAGCAATCGGCAAAACTGAACACGAAAAACGATTCCGCTCTCTTCGACTCTGCGTCCCTGCTCCTTCGCGTGAACCGGAACCTCCCGCTCGCAGTGACGCTACTACAGCGCTACATCGATCAGGGCGAAAAGTCCGAGGATGCTCCTGTTTTCCAGGCGCAGTATTTACTAGGCCAGGTGCTCGAAAAATCCGGTGACGCAGCCGGAGCAAAGAAGGCTTATCTAACTGCCAAAGCTAGTGCTAGCGACTTCGCACCGGCTACTGCGGCCTTGAAGAGACTAGGCGCCTAAATCAATTTGGGAATAGCGCGCGCTCACGGGCTCGCCCTTCGGCCTGACACTTCGTGCTCTGTTTGAGGAAGAAACGCGTCATAGAGAGAAACTACCTTCATCGCCTGCCGCAATTGATCGAGAGAAGCTTTGCTGGTGATGTCGATCTGGACAGACTCGCCGGGAAGCAGGTCTATGTAATTATCCGAAAACTTTGCATCGAGATCGCCGAAGGAGAGATACACATCTCGCGCGACCTGCGAAGACTGCAGAGTCACTCGATATGAATTCCCAGTGCTCTCAATGCTCGCCTTGATCTCCGGCCGTGGCAGGCGAATATCCTTCATTGTTGCGAAGAAATACAGATTGCGAGATACAGACTTGCCCGCTACCAGGAGCTGAGAATCGATGAAGACCTGCTCGCGTTGGCGCTGAGCTAAGAGCTCCGTCACGGGCAAGCTCAAGTAAACATCGCTGGCAAGAGGTTTCACCTGAATATTTGCGGACTTCTCTTCGAGCACCTTGCCGGCCAAATCCACCAACCGTACGCGCAACTGGGCTGGCTGAACTTGCTGCTTGTCCGAAACAACGTAAATCTGCAGTGCGCTGTTCTCTTCGTTTGGACTCACCAGCAGATCGTTGTAGAAGCGTCGCGCATAGTACTGCAATGCCTTCCAACGCCCGTGATAGTCGATGCTTGACCACGACGCCACTGGCCAGCAGTCGTTGAGCTGCCAGTAAAGCGAGCCCATCGTGCGAGGGCGGCTGCGGCGAAAGTGCTCAGCTCCCATCTTGATTGCTTCCGCCTGCATCACCTGACTGGCATACAGAAAGGAGGCGAAATCCTTCGGCTGACCGAAGTAGCGCAACAGGTAGTCATAGATTCTTCCGTTCCCCCCTTTATTTTTCTGGTGCGACAGCATTACCGCGGAGCTGATGTCCCAGTCCTCCGGTGTGCTGAAGGATTTGATCGTGTTCATTTCGGGAAACGACTGGAATCCGAATTCGGTCATGAATCGCGGCACTTGCTGCTTGTAGTTCTCAATCGGAGCCAGCGCGTGCCACACCTGCCAGTAATGCATGTCGCCGATGCGCTGAGTATCCGGATCATCTTCGAAGTTGGCGCTTGGAGAACTCGGCCAGTACGGCACTGGCTGGCCATGCTGAATAACGACATCAGGCAGCACCCGATTGAAGAGCACCATGTAGTCCTGCCAGACTTTTTCTGCTGTCTTTTGCCCTACCTCGGCCTTGAACTGCTGGCGATCTCCCCAGTGCATCCATCCGGTTTCCACTTCATTGTTGCCACACCAGATCACGATGCTGGGATGATTGCGTAGCCTTTTGACCTGATCGACGGCTTCGTGACGCACGTTGTCCAGGAACTCTGCGTCGCCCGGGTGCATATCGCCGCCGAACATGAAGTCCTGCCAGATGATCAGCCCCAGCTCGTCGCAGATGTTGTAGAACTCGTCGCTCTCATAAGTTCCGCCTCCCCATTCGCGGATCATGTTCATGTTCGCGTCGCGGGCTGACTGCAGAATCTCGCGGTATGTTTCAGCAGTTACTCGCGAGGGAAAGCTGTCGAACGGAATGACATCTGCACCTTTTCCAAATATGGGAATGCCGTTTATCACGAACTCCATACTCCGGCCCCAATGGTCGGGATCGCGGCGAAGCTGGAGGGAACGCAAACCAGTACGAGTCTTCGCCTGATCCACAGATCCTTTTCGGATCTCCAGTGTTGCTGAGAATTCATACAAAGACTGTGGTCCGTATCCGGAAGGAAACCAGCGAGCGGGCTTCTCGATCTCGATCGGAACAGTAACGCGGTTTGCACCGCGAAGTAATGTGAAGGTTCTCTCGATCTTCTTTGCAGCTTTAGCCTCAGGCGACGTGTAGCTGATCGTCACTTTAGCTGGAGCGTTAGCCCCCGCTTCGATCTCGAGACTTGCAGCAATGTTCGCGACGTCCGCGGTAACTTCGTCTTGAGCGATGTGCAGATCGCGAATCACGGCCTCGTCCCAACTTTCCAGCGTTACTGGCCTCCACACGCCCATGGTGACGAAGCGTGGACCCCAATCCCAGCCATATTGATACGGAGCTTTCCGCGTATACGGATCGGTGCCAATTCCCTTCTCTACATCCGCGTCATGCACCGAGATAGACGGCAAATGGTACGGCATGCCCTGAATGTGCTTAAGCACTTCGTTGATCGGGGACCGAAACACTACCTGCAGTGTGTTGCTCCCCTGCTTTAGATAAGGCTTCGCATCGACGCGCCAGATGCGAAACATGTTCTCCGCGTGCAGCACGCCTTGACCATTGAGAAAGACTGTCGCGTATGTATCGAGCCCCTGGAACATAAGCTCAATATGCTTACGCGCGAATATGGCTGCAGAGACGTCGAAGCTTGTTTGATATTGCCAGTCCTCCAGGCCGATCCATTGCAACTTCTTCTCATTGTCGCGATAGAAGGGCTCGGGAATGATTTTGTTGCGCAGCAGATCGGTCTGAATGCAGCCGGGGACCTCCGCCGGCGTCCAACCGGCCACTCGCTGCAGCGTAGCCGAATCCACGTCAGGCTCAACTCCGGGAACATGATTCAGAGAGCTGTCAGGCGCAAGCCGGAATTGCCATCCATGATTCAGATCGATCAGTTGCTTTTGGACGGAAGCGCCCAATGACATTGAGGGAATGAAGGCCAAAGTAAGCACGAGCAGCAGGAAGAATAATTTTTTCATCGTCAGGAATCTGCTACGGCGTTGCGCATAATAGCACCTCTTTACCACCAATATCCCTGAGGCGCAAAGCAGGCCGAAACAAGACTTCATAAATCGTTCTCTTGAAGCTTTTGATTGCCTCTTATCTCGTTCGCGGCTAATCTTCCCGCATGCATCTCACCTGGCTCGATTGGTCGGCGATTATTGGCTACCTGGGCATCACTATCCTCATGGGGCTGTACTTCCGGGGACGCTCCGGCAGCAGCATGGAAGAGTACTTCGTCTCGGGCCGATCCGTGTCGTGGTGGCTGGCCGGAACGTCGATGGTCGCGACGACCTTCTCCGCCGACACCCCACTGCTTGTGACCGGGCTTGTGTACACGCAGGGCATCGCTGGCAATTGGCTTTGGTGGTCGTTCCTGCTTTCCGGAATGATGACCGTGTTCCTCTTCGCCAGACTTTGGCGTCGATCCGGACTGCTAACCGATGTGCAATTCGCGGAGATGCGCTATTCAGGCAAGCCGGCGGCATTTCTACGCGGCTTTCGCGCTGTTTATGTCGGATTGCTCATGAACTGCCTGATTCTCGGTTGGGTAACGAAGGCGATGATCAGCATCGTAAGCGTAGTGATAGGCGTGAGCGAGCACACAGCATTGGCAATTTGCATCTTCGTGATCGTTCCCTTTACGGGTTTATACGTTGCCATCGGCGGATTGTGGGGCGTCTTGTGGACCGACCTGTTCCAGTTCGTTCTCAAAATGGGAGTGGTTATCGCAGTTGCGTATTACGGAATCAGCGCAGCCGGAGGCATGCACGAACTGCTGCGAAAATTGCAAGTCGCGCAACCCCCTATGCCCACGAGTCTACATGGCAATCCATTAAAGCTATTTCCTGACTTTTCCAGCGGACTCACTGCGGAGACATGGTGGACACTTCCCGTGATCACACTGCTCGCTTATCTCGGTCTGCAGTGGTGGGCATTCTGGTATCCCGGAGCTGAACCCGGCGGGGGCGGATACATCGCTCAGCGAATCTTCAGCGCCAAGGATGAGAAACAGGGACTGCTCTCCGTGCTGTGGTTCAATATCGCGCACTACGCGCTGCGTCCATGGCCCTGGATTCTCGTTGGGCTGGTCGCGATCGTTCTGTACCCAAATCTGGACGGTTCGGCTGCCGGACGTCATCCAGAAGACGGATACATGCTGGTACTCACGCAGCATCTTCCTACTTCGTTGCGCGGGCTTGCTATCGCGGGATTCCTCGCAGCCTTCATGTCGACCATCGCGACGCAGCTCAATTGGGGCGCCTCTTATCTCGTCGCGGATTTCTACAAGCGCTTTATCAAACCCGAGGCATCGCAGAAGCATTACATTCTCGTGTCGCGCCTGGTCACGGTGTTTCTAGTAGTCTGCGCAGCGCTTGTAGCCGCACAACTCGCATCCATTCAGTCTGGCTGGCAGTGGGTGCTTGAACTCAGTGCAGGAACCGGAGCGGTTTATCTGCTGCGCTGGTATTGGTGGCGCATTAACGCCTGGAGCGAGATCAGCGCGATGGTTGTGGCGCTGGTAGTTTCACTCGCGCTGCGGATTATGCATCCTTTTTCGGGAAATTCCGCCGTAGTGTTTGCCAAGAGCGCAAGCATAACTACGGCGATCACCACAGTGGCCTGGCTGACCGCCACATTCATGACGAGACCGGTGAGCCAGGAGGTGTTGGTGAGCTTTTACCGGCACGTCCGTCCCGATGTACGCGGATGGAAGCACGTGGCGGCCATCGCTAAAGACGTAAAGCCCACACGGGATCTCGGCCGCAATCTCGCACTCTGGCTGCTGGGATGCGCGATGGTCTATTCATTTTTGTTCGGCGCAGGATACGCAATCCTTGGTCAACCCACTCGTGGAACTGTCTTGCTCGCAATCGGAATCGTATGCCTGCTGCTCTTGCTGAAGCAGCTCCGCTCATTTGTCGAAGAGCCGGAACATGCGCGCAAGCCGGGCACGGAGACCGCTGCTTTTATCGGTCATTGATCTCACTCCCAAGGCCAGCGACGAAGACGCGGAATTCTGTAGCCGATGTGCGACCGGCCTGGATGTGGGACCAAGAACAAATACGAGCCCGCAGGGCGGCATTCTTCGCTGTTCGTGCCTATGGTGGATCCTCATCGTGTCCTCTCAGGAATGCCGCCCTTCGGGCTCTCGCTTACGATTTCACACATTCCCACGGCTTAATCGCACATGGGCTTCAGAATTCCGCGCCTTCGGCGCTGGCCATAGCATCTGGGGATTGCCTTACGCCCGCTGTTCAAAATCGAACGTCCCGCGTCTATTTCGGCCATGTTGCCGCCGATTGGGAACGTAGAGTCAGTTACTTACAGCCACCTCTCGTGGATAGCCAGATGCATCTGGAAATCCGAATCCGTGTGTTCATAACTGAGGAGTCCCATGGACCGCTTTCTGCAGGACCTTCGCTATGCGCTGCGCCAACTAACAAAATCGCCGGCTTTCACGGTGACCGCGCTCCTGACACTCGCGTTGGGCATCGGCGCGAACACGGCGATCTACAGCCTGCTCGATCAGGTAATGTTGCGCAGCTTGCCGGTTCAGGACCCTGAGCAGCTGGTGATGCTCCAGGGCACGGGAAGCGATCGCGGAAGAATCAACGCCTATGGCGGGGACGGTGATGACTATTTTTCCTATCCCATGTATCGCGATCTCCGCGACAAGAATTCAGTCTTCACCGGCACCGTAGCGACCGACCAGGTCCAGGTCGGAGTGCAATGGCACAACCAACCCGAACTGGTGCAAGGCGAGCTCGTATCGGGAAATTACTTTGACGTTCTTGGCGTGAAATCCGCGCTAGGCAGGGTGCTCGTCCAATCGGATGATGAGGCGCAGGAACGCAATCCTGTCGTCGTGCTCAGCTACGGATATTGGCAGAGACGATTCGGTTCTGACCCCCGAGTAGTGAACGACACCATCCTGGTAAATAGCCATCCTTTTACGGTCGTCGGAGTAGCGTCGCCCGGCTTTAAGAGCTTCGTCCTTGGAGCCGCGCCCGACGTTTTTGCTCCAATGATGATGAAGCCGCAGATCACTCCGGGATGGAACGATCTCGATAACCGGCGTTCGCGTTGGCTGAATATCGTTGGACGACTCAAGCCAGGCATGACACTCGCCCAGGCGGAGTCTGGCCTGGCGCCACTCTGGCATTCACTGCGCGAAGAAGAACTCAAGGCGATTCCCAATGCGACACCAAAGTTTCGCGAAGGATTCGTCGCCAAGTCCCATCTGAAATTGCACGAGGCGGCTAAAGGATTCTCTCCCGTGCGCGATCAGATCGGCACGCCGCTCGTGATCGTGATGGCGATGGTCGGGCTCGTCGTTCTCATTGCATGCGCCAATGTCGCTAGTTTGCTCCTGGTGCGTGCAGCCGGAAGAGTTCGCGAAATGTCGGTGCGATATGCGCTGGGAGCCTCGCGTATGCGAGTCGTCCAGCAGCTCGTGATCGAAGGAGTGGTGCTCGGCGTTGGTGGAGGAGTGCTGGGTTTAGCCATTGCTCCCGAAGTGACCCAGCTATTGCTTCGCAAGATTTGGGCCGATTCATTGGGCCAGATTCCCTTCTCCCCGTCGCCAGATGTGCGCGTACTAGTCTTCAACTTCGCCGTTTCCGTCACGGTTGGGCTTTTGTTCAGCCTCGCACCAGCGCTCCAGTTCTGGCGTCCCGACTTGGTACAGACGTTGAAGCAACAACTTACTACGGCCAGCGGTGGTCAACTGAAGCTGCGCCGCAGTTCTGTTGCTCTGCAGATGGGGCTTAGCCTGCTCCTTCTGTTTGGAGCGGGACTATTTGTGCGCACCTTGCATAACCTGAAAAACGTTGACGTCGGTTTTGTTTCAGATCATCTGGTGACGTTTGGCATTTCGCCGGGCTATGCAGGTTACCAGCTTAACCAGAACTTGGACCTCTACAAACGCATCATCGATACGTTGGCGGTACTGCCCGGAGTTCGCTCAGCCGCGGCCACCAGCGATCCTGAGCTGGCTAATAATCAGAGCATGAGTGGCATAGGAATCCCCGGCTATACGCCGGCCGAGGGCGAACGAATGAGTGTCGAGTGGGCGGAGATCACCCCGGGTTATTTCGATACTCTTAAACTTGCCTTCTTAATTGGAAGAGACATCAATAACCAGGATCACGCAAGCGCCGCGAAAGTCGCCATCGTGAATGAGACCTTTGCCCGCCGTTACTTTGGAACTCCCGAGAAGGCGGTTGGACACAATTTCGCGCGTGGGGGAGGGCCTGAGAACAAGCCTGACTTTCAGATCATTGGAATTGTGCGGAATGCGAAACACCGCAATCTTCGCCGTGAGATAGAGCCGACCGTGTACATACCCTACATGCAGGTTGATCCGAAGAACGGCCTGACGTACATGCAGTTCTATATCCGCACCTGGCAAGCGCCTGAGCAGGCCATGAATACGATCCGTACTGCCATGCAGAACCTCGATTCGAAATTGGTACTCGATTCTCTGCTCACGATGGACCGGCAGATCAACAACAACGTTACCAACGAAAGCATCGTTGCCTTTCTTGCTGTGAGCTTTGGCATTTTGGCGACTTTTCTGGCCGGCATTGGACTATATGGAGTACTTGCCTTCTCCACAGCGCAGCGCACGCGTGAAATTGGGATTCGCATGGCCCTCGGCGCGAGCCGGAGCTCGGTCGTACAGATGGTCTTGCGCGAGGTATTGTGGCTCGCCGGAATCAGCGTCGTGGTCGCCGTGCCGGCTGCCCTGTTGCTTGCTCGCTACCTGCGCAGCCAGTTGTACGGTGTATCCAACACCGATCCACTGACTCTAATCGGAGTTGTTGTGGTCATCGCAGGCGTAGCTATGCTCGCCGCGACGCTGCCGGCACGCCGCGCAGCAGGCGTGAACCCAACAAAGGCATTGAGATATGAGTAGATTTCAGGGGCTTACTGAAGCGGGAACATGACCCAGAAGAAACCTGGCCTTTGAGCAGCCGTGAAATCGTCTTCCCAGATGATCATGCCAGCACTTTACGCCGCTCGCCTCGGCAAAACCAGATAACCCGCGTAATCGCGGTCTGAGCCTTGTCGCACACAGGTAACAATGCGCTCTGAGCGCGATGGTTGCCAATCACGAGTTGGTTGCTTCAGCTTGGCATTACGGAAGAAACGTTACTACGGTACATTGCGGATATACGACTTTGGATGAATACTGTCCCCTGTCAGCAGCGACTCATAACTTCCTGCCCAAAATGGGAGTTGCCGCTCAATCTGGATAGATCGAAGCGCTGAGGGACCGGTTCCGTGATCAACATCGAAAACATCCCAACATCAAGCCGCAGAGCGGCACAAAAGACGAAGATCATCCTTGATCTCCTGTCTCTCCTGATTACGCTTGGATGTCTGGCATTCGCGCTATACCGAAGCTGGCACTAAGGCAAATTGCCGACAAAATGGTAGCCCTGGGGTGACTCGAACACCCGACCAACGGTTTAGGAAACCGCTGCTCTATCCATCTGAGCTACAGGGCCACACTCGCGGGTTTTTAGTCCACTTTACCGATTTTACCTGTCGCGAGGGAGGCCGCTCAATGCACCGAAGCTCCGCGTGGCTGCTCGATCAGATCGGCGAGGCGCGTTGGACGCAAACTAAGATTGGTAATGTTTGAAACCGTGTCCTCCTGACTGGACTCTTGCTTTGCTCTTGCCTTTGACTGTAGTTTTCGTCTTAGTCAATTGAATTTGCGATGTCGATCCTGCCAACAGACAACTTGCGTGCTCCAAGCCGTCTGGGAAGACTTGGAATCTTCCTGGCTGGCTTTGTAACAGCAGTGTTCCTGCTGTTCCTGGTTTCTTATCCCGCTGGTCGTGGCCGCTGGCTTCAGAGGGTTCTGCATGTCGATCTCGATCAGCCTGCGATCGTGCAGCGCATCCAGCGTCTGCAGCGGCTGGAATCCGTGAAATACACACTCGAAAAGGTAGTCACAGGCGAGAGGCAAAGTCGATTCTTGCCGCAATCCCTGGCAGGCGAGCGCCTGCTATTGATTGTGCGTGGCGAAGTGTTCGCTGGCGTCGATTTAGGCAAACTGCAATCCAGTGATGTCCAGGTAAACGGAAAGCAGGTGAAGATTAGCCTGCCTCGCGCGGAGATTTTTTCCACGCGTGTCGATAACAACCAGACCCGAGTCTATTCTCGTGAGACGGGATTGCTCGTGCCAGCCGATCCCAATCTGGAATCAGAGGTTCGCGCCGAAGCCGAACGCCAGCTCCTGCAGGCCGCTTTGATCGATGGCATCCTGAACAATGCTTCGACCAATGCCCGAGGGACGGTTACGGCTTTGGTCCAAGCTCTTGGCTTTACAGATGTAGAGGTGAATTGAACGTTAACCTCCTGATTTCAATTTTTCTCGATCCTTTTGTTTGTCTTTTTGATCGCTGCCCGTTAACGTAAGCGGAACCACCTGCGGTAGCGGGTGGTGCTGTTGTTTTTGGGGTTGGTGGTGCTGTGGTTCTGCATACGCACAATTTCAATGAAAACCTGCAAACGATCTCTCCGTTGCCATCGGTCTCTGTTGTTTTCTCTCCTGATATCGTTCGCCATTCTCCACGCTCAGTCTGCTTCTGAAGCGGGATGGCCCACCTATGGCAATGATCCTGGAGGAACTCGCTTCTCGCCTGCGTCGCAGATAAGTCGAACAAACGTTGCGCGCCTCAAAATTGCATGGACTTATCGCACCGGCGCCAATGACACCCCAACGCGGCTGATAAAGAAAGCAGCCTTCGAAGCCACTCCCATCCTGGTGAATGGGGTTCTCTTCCTCAGCACTCCCTACAATCATGTGATCGCACTCGATGCGCAATCCGGCGCGAAGCGGTGGGAGTACGATCCACACGTCAATTTGCAACGCAACTACTCGGAAGTTGCTTCGCGCGGCGTCTCGGCATGGCGCGACGCGAAAGCCAAGTCTAGACAACCGTGCAGTCTGCGCATTTTCATCGGCACTCTCGACGCTCGTCTAGCAGCTCTTGATGGCGACTCCGGAAAGCTCTGCAGCGACTTCGGTACTAAGGGCGAGATTGATCTTAATCGTGATGCAGCAACCCAGACAGAATGGACCGGCGGATATCAAGTAACCTCTGCTCCGGCAATCGCCGGAGACCTCGTCATCGTGGGATCCTCGATCGCCGATAATTGGAAGGTTGATACCGGACGCGGCATTGTTCGCGCCTTTGACGCCCGCACCGGCAAACTGCGATGGACTTGGGACCCGATTCCATGGGCACAGAACACGAAGCCTCGCACCGGCGGTGGCAATGCGTGGTCAACGCTCTCAGTCGACGCGGATCATGACCTCGTCTTCATCCCAACAGGCAGCGCCGCTCCCGACTATTACGGCGGAGGCCGCAAAGGCGATAACAAGTGGGCGAATTCTGTTGTGGCTCTACGCGCTTCTACCGGGGAATTTGTCTGGGGCTTCCAGGTCGTGCATCACGATCTTTGGGATTTCGATGTCGCAGCTCAGCCCACACTATTCACCTGGAAGGACGGAACTCCGGCTGTAGTGATCAATACCAAAATGGGCCATGTGTTTGTCCTGAACCGGCTCACGGGCGCGCCTTTGCTTCCAGTGGAAGAACGTCCGT
Proteins encoded in this region:
- a CDS encoding pyrroloquinoline quinone-dependent dehydrogenase, whose protein sequence is MKTCKRSLRCHRSLLFSLLISFAILHAQSASEAGWPTYGNDPGGTRFSPASQISRTNVARLKIAWTYRTGANDTPTRLIKKAAFEATPILVNGVLFLSTPYNHVIALDAQSGAKRWEYDPHVNLQRNYSEVASRGVSAWRDAKAKSRQPCSLRIFIGTLDARLAALDGDSGKLCSDFGTKGEIDLNRDAATQTEWTGGYQVTSAPAIAGDLVIVGSSIADNWKVDTGRGIVRAFDARTGKLRWTWDPIPWAQNTKPRTGGGNAWSTLSVDADHDLVFIPTGSAAPDYYGGGRKGDNKWANSVVALRASTGEFVWGFQVVHHDLWDFDVAAQPTLFTWKDGTPAVVINTKMGHVFVLNRLTGAPLLPVEERPFPQTDIAGEETWPTQPFSTISLVPEKISAADAWGPTPEALKWCQDKLNASRAEGIFTPPTLRGTATAPGNVGGVNWGGAAYDAQHHLMFVNTNRLVAWVKLIPRANYEAETNKDQDNRIYGEFGDQDPAPFGIYRTFLFSPGQVPCNAPPWGTVTAVDLFSGKKAWEVPLGSFIPGKSTGTINLGGPMTTAGGLVFTSAAMDNFVRAFDSETGKELWSFELPAGAQATPMTYMLNGKQYVVICAGGHGKLGTKQGDYVMAFTLP